The following are encoded in a window of Mycoplasmopsis verecunda genomic DNA:
- the pyk gene encoding pyruvate kinase, which translates to MKITDKRTKLVATIGPSSDNYDMLLSLVENGVTTIRANFSHGSHEEQLNKFKLGKRVSQELRVPVSLMLDTKGPEIRIGKMKDGAQVVQSGTEVLIHTTSDKYQSLEGTATEISVAYDMAQDLAVGNQVLIDDGKLSTVVTEVGKGYVKVKAENTHKLKTNKRVNLPGVDFSLPFLAEKDINDVIFGINNGINYVAASFVNSARNVKELRKLLDENGGSHIQIFSKIESHLGCVNIDEIIEASDGIMVARGDLGLEIPYYDVPYYEKMMIRKCREAGKPVIVATQMLDSMENSPHPTRAEVTDVYYAVELGADSTMLSGESANGLFPLEAVKTMAAISKRAEKEFYSRNYYDIQLEKVWANSDQSNKRSQIAYKIAEKTKDGKYKFVVTLSRTGSLLKEVAKFRPNSTIIGVVNNPLLVNAFGSYSSVWTSVDSEALFPLIKKDHENAVTALEPYGIQKGDQFLVVENDVITEHVVK; encoded by the coding sequence ATGAAAATTACTGATAAAAGAACTAAATTAGTAGCTACTATTGGTCCTTCAAGTGATAATTACGATATGTTACTTTCACTTGTGGAAAATGGTGTTACAACAATTAGAGCTAACTTTAGCCACGGTTCACATGAAGAACAATTAAACAAATTTAAATTAGGAAAAAGAGTTTCTCAAGAACTTAGAGTTCCAGTTTCACTTATGTTAGATACTAAAGGGCCTGAAATTCGTATTGGAAAAATGAAAGATGGTGCTCAAGTTGTACAATCAGGTACAGAAGTATTAATTCACACAACAAGTGACAAATACCAATCATTAGAAGGTACAGCAACAGAAATTTCAGTAGCTTATGACATGGCTCAAGATTTAGCTGTAGGAAACCAAGTTTTAATCGACGATGGTAAATTATCTACAGTTGTTACAGAAGTTGGAAAAGGCTATGTAAAAGTTAAAGCAGAAAACACACACAAATTAAAGACAAATAAACGTGTTAACTTACCTGGTGTTGACTTCTCATTACCATTTTTAGCTGAAAAAGATATTAACGATGTTATTTTCGGTATCAACAATGGAATTAACTATGTAGCTGCATCATTCGTTAACTCAGCTCGTAATGTTAAAGAATTAAGAAAATTATTAGATGAAAATGGTGGAAGCCACATTCAAATTTTCTCAAAAATTGAATCACACTTAGGTTGTGTAAACATTGATGAAATTATCGAGGCATCAGATGGTATTATGGTTGCTCGTGGAGATTTAGGATTAGAAATTCCTTACTACGATGTTCCTTACTATGAAAAAATGATGATTAGAAAATGTCGTGAAGCAGGAAAACCAGTTATTGTTGCTACACAAATGTTAGATTCAATGGAAAACTCACCACACCCAACACGTGCTGAAGTTACTGACGTTTACTATGCTGTTGAATTAGGAGCTGACTCAACAATGTTATCAGGTGAAAGTGCAAATGGATTATTCCCACTTGAAGCTGTTAAAACAATGGCTGCTATTTCAAAAAGAGCTGAAAAAGAATTCTACTCAAGAAACTACTACGACATTCAACTTGAAAAAGTTTGAGCTAACTCAGATCAATCAAACAAACGTTCACAAATCGCATATAAAATAGCTGAAAAAACAAAAGATGGAAAATACAAATTTGTTGTTACATTATCTAGAACTGGATCATTATTAAAAGAAGTTGCTAAATTTAGACCAAATTCTACAATTATTGGTGTAGTTAACAACCCGTTATTAGTAAATGCATTTGGATCATACTCAAGTGTTTGAACATCTGTTGATTCAGAAGCTTTATTCCCATTAATTAAGAAAGATCACGAAAATGCTGTTACAGCATTAGAGCCATATGGAATTCAAAAAGGTGACCAATTCTTAGTTGTTGAAAACGATGTTATTACAGAACACGTTGTTAAATAA